One Proteinivorax tanatarense DNA segment encodes these proteins:
- the codY gene encoding GTP-sensing pleiotropic transcriptional regulator CodY, translated as MQELLTKTRRINKLLQKSSGQAVDFNEMAEVLRDVISANVYVASRKGKILGSAVVKDYECNIMKEEVIPQGVFPEEYNQNLLRVLETSSNIQSKDLCVFSDEEKCLFENNLTTIVPIVGGGDRLGTLVLARFGQEFSDEDLLLGEYGSTVVGMEIIRAKTTEVEEQARNEAIVQLAVATLSYSELEAIEHIFEELDGTEGLLVASKIADRVGITRSVIVNALRKFESAGVIESRSLGMKGTYIKIKNENLLEELKKIKTK; from the coding sequence ATGCAGGAATTATTAACTAAAACAAGAAGAATTAACAAATTACTACAAAAATCGAGTGGACAAGCGGTAGACTTTAATGAAATGGCTGAAGTTTTAAGAGATGTTATTTCAGCAAATGTGTATGTTGCTAGCAGAAAAGGTAAAATTTTAGGTTCTGCTGTTGTTAAGGATTATGAGTGCAATATCATGAAAGAAGAAGTTATACCTCAAGGAGTATTCCCTGAGGAATATAATCAAAATTTACTTAGAGTGCTTGAGACTTCTTCAAACATTCAATCAAAGGATTTATGTGTCTTTAGCGATGAAGAAAAATGTCTTTTTGAAAACAACCTTACTACAATAGTACCTATTGTTGGGGGAGGAGACAGGTTAGGAACTTTAGTGTTAGCAAGATTTGGTCAGGAATTCAGTGACGAAGATTTACTGTTAGGAGAATATGGCTCTACAGTTGTTGGCATGGAGATTATTAGGGCTAAAACAACAGAAGTTGAAGAACAAGCTAGGAATGAAGCTATTGTTCAGTTAGCGGTGGCTACCCTTTCATATTCAGAGTTGGAAGCGATTGAACACATATTTGAAGAGCTAGATGGTACAGAAGGATTGTTAGTTGCAAGTAAAATAGCTGATAGAGTTGGCATTACAAGATCTGTAATAGTAAACGCCTTAAGAAAATTTGAAAGTGCAGGAGTTATAGAGTCTAGGTCTTTAGGTATGAAAGGTACTTATATTAAGATTAAAAATGAAAACCTTCTTGAAGAACTTAAGAAAATAAAAACTAAATAA
- the flgB gene encoding flagellar basal body rod protein FlgB, translated as MSGIFSQPTFKVLEKGIEGSTKRQQVLTNNIANVDTPGFKRSDVTFQGELYKALNEKGLQGQTSHRNHIPIGRRDLGDVHPNKQRDYSTSMREDGNNVDIELESSAMAKNGIYHSTMTQSLNNKFGLLKTVISEGRR; from the coding sequence GTGAGTGGAATATTTTCTCAGCCAACATTTAAAGTGTTGGAAAAAGGTATAGAAGGTTCAACAAAAAGACAACAGGTGCTAACTAATAACATTGCTAATGTAGATACTCCAGGGTTTAAAAGAAGTGATGTTACTTTTCAAGGGGAGCTATATAAGGCGCTAAATGAAAAAGGTCTCCAGGGGCAGACATCTCATAGAAATCATATCCCGATTGGTAGAAGAGATTTGGGGGATGTACATCCTAACAAACAAAGGGATTATTCAACTTCAATGCGAGAAGATGGTAACAATGTAGATATTGAACTGGAAAGTTCAGCAATGGCCAAAAATGGTATATATCATTCGACAATGACTCAATCTTTAAATAATAAATTTGGTCTTCTTAAAACTGTAATTAGTGAAGGGAGGAGATAA
- the flgC gene encoding flagellar basal body rod protein FlgC, whose product MSIFKTINTSASGLTAQRMRLDVISDNIANVNTTRTEDGGPYRRKEAVLQSKEDDSFQRFLRNSMNKQKTHQPGVRVSHIDEDQSPFLEKYQPDHPDADENGIVQKPNVNIVTEMTNMISANRAYEANITSINTAKSMAMRSLEIGR is encoded by the coding sequence GTGTCAATATTTAAAACTATCAACACAAGTGCTTCAGGTTTGACTGCTCAAAGAATGCGCCTTGACGTAATTTCTGATAATATTGCTAATGTTAATACTACTAGAACCGAAGATGGTGGACCATATAGAAGAAAAGAAGCAGTACTTCAATCTAAAGAGGATGATTCTTTTCAAAGGTTTTTAAGAAACAGTATGAATAAACAAAAAACACATCAACCTGGAGTTAGAGTTTCACATATTGATGAGGATCAGTCACCTTTTTTAGAAAAATATCAACCAGATCATCCTGATGCTGATGAAAATGGGATTGTTCAAAAACCAAATGTAAATATTGTAACAGAGATGACTAATATGATTTCTGCGAATAGAGCTTACGAGGCAAATATTACAAGCATAAATACTGCGAAATCAATGGCAATGAGATCATTAGAAATTGGCAGATAA
- the fliE gene encoding flagellar hook-basal body complex protein FliE, whose amino-acid sequence MDVTRVDLASIQGQEANQKSGNVDSTFSTYLGDAIGKVNNLEKQADDLTNKFASGEDVDIHNVMIAAEKANIAMQLTVQIQNKLVEAYNELMRMQI is encoded by the coding sequence ATGGATGTAACTAGAGTTGACTTAGCATCTATACAAGGTCAAGAAGCAAACCAAAAAAGTGGGAATGTAGATTCAACTTTCAGTACTTATCTAGGTGATGCTATTGGAAAAGTGAATAACTTGGAAAAACAAGCTGATGATTTAACAAATAAGTTTGCTTCTGGTGAAGATGTGGACATACATAATGTAATGATAGCTGCTGAAAAAGCAAATATAGCAATGCAGTTAACTGTGCAGATACAAAATAAACTTGTAGAAGCTTATAATGAACTTATGCGAATGCAGATTTAG
- the fliF gene encoding flagellar basal-body MS-ring/collar protein FliF: MNEVKDNITNQFNNLWSERPKNEKIKILAVVFFLLVTVTSLTVLFLSSDMEIVYSELSSQDVSQMTIKLGEMGVDYEVVEEGTAIAVPQGEADEVRVVMSTNQLPRSSGMIGYERLENVSRFAPESERQVLHLQALQEEITRNIELFPEVTRAQVNITPATESIYTSEREQAKAAVTLFLDGVSLSSNQVSGIKHLVANSVEGLNPEDVFITDQDMTPLDDNDLGTGTQVGDIRENLAIQNDFERDLQNSLESLLGLYFDYDNVAVNVNAELNFDHLVRESELFDPLTDGDRIIRSMEVMEEHFTGPGADAVGEEDIPTYPGVDGGATESERRHEIVNHEINKVQEHLVVAPGSVDRLSVAVLVNGDLDAQESEAISDFVATAAGLDVEGRADQISVMGREFAEVDDATDGVVISEPWFTRDVALIILASIALIIAAIFGVMIMKKKDEQPVYQEVAAADDDGEDMDIKENSQEEKIKRLASKDPKGVSKLIKSWMSEE, from the coding sequence ATGAATGAAGTAAAGGATAATATTACGAATCAATTCAATAATCTTTGGTCTGAACGACCAAAAAACGAAAAAATTAAAATACTTGCAGTTGTTTTTTTTCTTTTAGTAACTGTTACTTCGCTTACAGTTTTATTTTTAAGCTCTGATATGGAAATAGTGTATTCGGAATTATCATCACAGGATGTTTCCCAAATGACTATAAAACTTGGAGAAATGGGTGTCGACTATGAAGTCGTAGAAGAAGGAACCGCTATAGCTGTGCCTCAAGGGGAAGCTGATGAAGTTAGGGTTGTTATGTCAACTAATCAGCTGCCAAGAAGTAGTGGAATGATAGGATACGAACGCTTGGAAAATGTAAGTAGGTTTGCTCCTGAATCTGAGAGACAGGTATTACATTTGCAGGCCCTGCAAGAGGAGATAACGAGGAATATTGAGCTTTTTCCAGAAGTAACCAGGGCTCAAGTAAATATTACACCTGCAACTGAGTCTATTTATACAAGTGAAAGAGAGCAAGCTAAAGCTGCTGTCACTCTATTTTTAGATGGTGTCTCTCTTTCTTCTAATCAAGTTAGTGGTATTAAGCATTTAGTAGCTAATAGTGTGGAAGGGTTAAATCCCGAGGACGTATTTATAACAGATCAAGATATGACTCCTCTCGATGACAATGATTTAGGAACGGGTACTCAGGTAGGAGATATTAGAGAGAACCTGGCCATTCAAAATGATTTTGAACGAGACCTTCAAAATAGTTTAGAGTCATTGCTAGGGCTGTATTTTGACTATGATAATGTGGCAGTTAATGTTAACGCGGAGTTAAACTTCGATCATCTAGTTAGAGAATCAGAACTTTTTGATCCTTTAACTGATGGTGATAGAATTATAAGATCCATGGAAGTCATGGAAGAACATTTTACTGGTCCTGGAGCCGATGCTGTGGGTGAAGAGGATATACCTACTTATCCAGGAGTTGACGGTGGAGCTACAGAATCAGAAAGAAGACATGAGATAGTCAACCATGAGATAAACAAAGTACAAGAGCATTTAGTTGTAGCCCCAGGCTCTGTAGATAGATTATCCGTAGCTGTGTTGGTTAATGGCGATTTGGATGCTCAAGAAAGCGAGGCAATAAGTGACTTTGTAGCAACAGCAGCGGGCCTTGATGTAGAAGGACGAGCTGACCAGATAAGTGTTATGGGACGTGAGTTTGCAGAAGTAGATGATGCGACAGATGGCGTAGTTATTAGCGAACCATGGTTTACTAGAGATGTAGCTCTAATTATTTTAGCTTCAATTGCGCTGATAATAGCTGCAATTTTTGGTGTAATGATAATGAAAAAGAAAGATGAACAACCAGTCTACCAAGAGGTGGCTGCAGCTGATGATGATGGAGAAGATATGGATATAAAAGAAAATAGCCAAGAAGAAAAGATTAAGCGTTTAGCAAGTAAAGATCCCAAAGGTGTGTCAAAACTCATCAAATCTTGGATGTCAGAAGAGTAG
- the fliG gene encoding flagellar motor switch protein FliG, with product MSNLSGKKKAAVLLITLGPEISAEIFKHLSEEEIEELTLEIANARKISSEEREKIIDEFGEMCLAQEYISSGGIDYAKQILERALGSQKAVDIIGRLTASLQVKPFDFVRKADPHQILNFLSNEHPQTIALVLSFLEPEQASIVLSGLPPEKQSEITKRIATMDRTSPEVIREIEEILEQKLSSMSNEDYTNAGGIDVIVDIINKVDRGTEKSIFESLEVDDPELTEEIRRKMFVFEDVINLDNQSIQRIIREVTNQELSMALKVASEEVSEKIFKNMSKRQADLIKEEMEFMGPVRLRDIEEAQQKIVNLIRKLEETGEIIIARGGGGDEIVV from the coding sequence ATGTCGAATTTATCAGGAAAAAAGAAAGCAGCAGTTTTGTTGATTACTTTGGGGCCGGAGATCTCAGCTGAAATATTTAAGCATCTCAGTGAAGAAGAAATAGAAGAGCTAACTTTAGAAATTGCAAATGCAAGAAAAATTTCTAGTGAGGAAAGAGAAAAAATTATAGATGAATTCGGAGAAATGTGCTTAGCCCAAGAATATATCTCTTCTGGTGGAATTGATTATGCTAAACAAATACTAGAAAGAGCTTTGGGTTCACAGAAGGCAGTAGATATAATTGGAAGGTTAACTGCTTCCTTGCAGGTTAAGCCATTTGATTTTGTTCGAAAAGCTGATCCACATCAAATTTTAAACTTTCTTTCTAACGAACATCCCCAGACTATTGCGCTAGTGTTATCATTTTTGGAGCCGGAACAAGCTTCGATTGTTCTATCCGGACTTCCCCCTGAAAAACAAAGTGAGATAACAAAAAGAATTGCTACAATGGACAGGACTTCTCCTGAAGTTATTAGGGAAATAGAAGAAATCTTAGAACAAAAACTATCTTCTATGAGCAATGAGGATTATACTAATGCTGGTGGCATTGATGTAATTGTGGATATAATTAATAAGGTTGATAGAGGAACAGAAAAATCGATATTTGAAAGTTTAGAGGTAGACGATCCTGAATTAACAGAGGAAATAAGAAGAAAAATGTTTGTGTTTGAAGATGTAATAAACCTAGATAACCAATCCATACAAAGAATTATTAGAGAAGTAACTAATCAGGAACTGTCTATGGCTCTTAAGGTCGCAAGTGAAGAAGTAAGCGAGAAAATATTTAAAAATATGTCTAAGCGTCAGGCCGATTTAATTAAAGAAGAAATGGAATTTATGGGTCCAGTACGTCTTCGTGATATTGAGGAAGCGCAGCAGAAGATAGTAAACTTAATTAGAAAGTTAGAAGAAACTGGCGAAATTATTATTGCCCGCGGCGGTGGGGGTGATGAGATAGTTGTCTAA
- a CDS encoding FliH/SctL family protein has translation MSNVIKSFNVKENSIKKVKILDIASNTNEEKKINTKEDEKTESSNERGLEQAKHEAELIIKTALKEKEEIIEKAKSDGFKSGFEKGTIEGKKQGLSEGQREAKKLIEKSTNLLKQAEDYKNQMLDQTEKDVLVLTSYIIEKVVGEATSKDKDLVIYLYNKLSPLVKQRNPKEVIVSPSNKEILSDYLEEKGETNLKVTIDDQMQNDEIKVLTDQGFIPYHISSLVSEIKKQLVK, from the coding sequence TTGTCTAATGTAATTAAATCTTTTAATGTAAAGGAAAATAGCATAAAAAAAGTGAAAATATTGGACATTGCTTCTAATACCAATGAAGAGAAAAAAATAAATACAAAAGAAGATGAAAAAACGGAAAGTAGCAATGAAAGAGGGTTAGAGCAAGCTAAGCATGAAGCAGAACTTATAATAAAAACTGCTTTAAAAGAAAAAGAAGAAATTATTGAGAAAGCGAAAAGTGATGGATTTAAATCCGGTTTTGAAAAAGGGACTATAGAAGGCAAAAAACAGGGCTTATCTGAGGGACAGCGTGAAGCTAAAAAGCTTATTGAAAAAAGTACTAACCTGCTGAAACAAGCTGAAGATTATAAAAATCAAATGCTTGATCAAACAGAAAAAGATGTGTTAGTACTAACCAGCTATATTATAGAAAAAGTTGTGGGAGAAGCTACTAGCAAAGATAAAGACCTTGTTATTTATTTGTACAATAAGCTGTCTCCATTGGTTAAGCAGAGGAATCCCAAAGAGGTGATAGTTTCACCTAGTAATAAAGAGATACTTTCAGATTATCTTGAGGAGAAAGGTGAAACAAACTTAAAAGTTACTATAGATGACCAAATGCAAAACGATGAAATTAAAGTGCTGACAGACCAAGGATTTATACCATACCACATTTCATCCTTAGTTTCGGAAATAAAAAAACAGTTGGTGAAATAA
- the fliI gene encoding flagellar protein export ATPase FliI produces MTQSVLNLDYLKTEANKILTPKSYGTLQEVIGLTLKCKGPWGNIGDLCTIKTSTGSEISAEIVGFKDDSSLLMPLGDIKNIGPGCVVKNYGQPLAVKVSEKLLGRVLDGLGNPIDGKGPICCETEYSTTNEPPSPLARPRIKEPLSVGVKAIDGLLTMGKGQRMGIFAGSGVGKSTLLGMVSRNTKADVNVIALIGERGREVMDFIERDLGEEGLKRSVVVVATSDQPPLVRLKGAFVATSISEFFRDQGNDVMLLMDSVTRFAMAQREIGLSLGEPPTTRGYTPSVFTLLPKLFERSGTSTFGSITGIYTVLVDGDDFNEPVTDAVRGILDGHIILSRDIASQNHYPAIDILNSVSRVMAEVVDDSHKEAAANLRKVLGNYKKAEDLINIGAYKRGSNPNIDEAIEKQPKIMDFLQQRVNDGFTLSESVEQLKNV; encoded by the coding sequence ATGACTCAATCAGTTCTAAATCTTGATTATTTAAAAACAGAAGCAAACAAGATACTGACTCCAAAGTCTTACGGAACTTTACAGGAGGTAATTGGCTTGACATTAAAGTGCAAAGGACCTTGGGGTAACATCGGAGACTTATGTACAATAAAAACGTCAACTGGAAGTGAGATAAGCGCTGAAATTGTAGGTTTTAAAGATGATAGTAGTTTATTAATGCCCCTTGGTGATATTAAGAACATTGGACCTGGTTGTGTGGTCAAAAATTATGGTCAACCTTTAGCAGTTAAAGTTTCGGAAAAGTTATTAGGGAGAGTTCTAGATGGACTTGGAAACCCCATCGATGGAAAAGGCCCTATATGCTGTGAAACCGAATATTCAACCACCAATGAGCCTCCAAGCCCTCTTGCTAGGCCTAGAATAAAAGAACCTCTTAGTGTGGGTGTAAAGGCTATAGATGGATTGTTGACTATGGGCAAAGGACAGAGGATGGGGATATTTGCAGGAAGTGGGGTGGGAAAGAGTACCCTTTTGGGTATGGTCTCCCGTAACACAAAAGCAGATGTAAATGTAATAGCTTTAATTGGTGAGAGAGGCAGGGAAGTAATGGATTTCATCGAAAGGGATTTAGGTGAGGAGGGTTTAAAACGAAGTGTAGTTGTAGTAGCTACATCTGATCAGCCGCCCCTTGTCAGATTGAAAGGTGCCTTTGTTGCCACTAGCATATCAGAATTTTTTAGAGATCAAGGTAATGACGTTATGCTACTTATGGATTCTGTTACCAGATTTGCTATGGCTCAACGAGAAATAGGTTTATCTTTAGGTGAACCTCCTACAACTCGTGGATATACTCCTTCGGTTTTTACACTGCTACCAAAATTATTTGAGCGAAGTGGCACCAGCACCTTTGGTAGCATAACAGGGATATATACAGTATTAGTAGATGGAGATGACTTTAATGAACCAGTTACTGATGCTGTAAGGGGGATTTTAGACGGGCATATTATATTATCACGAGATATAGCAAGTCAAAACCATTATCCTGCTATTGATATTTTAAACAGTGTTTCAAGGGTTATGGCTGAAGTTGTAGATGATAGCCACAAAGAGGCAGCTGCGAACTTAAGAAAGGTTTTAGGAAATTATAAAAAGGCTGAAGATCTTATTAATATAGGAGCTTATAAAAGAGGTAGCAATCCTAATATAGATGAAGCTATAGAAAAACAGCCTAAAATAATGGACTTTTTGCAACAAAGAGTTAATGATGGATTTACACTATCCGAAAGTGTTGAACAATTAAAAAATGTGTAA
- the fliJ gene encoding flagellar export protein FliJ encodes MKGFKFGLQKVLDYKETLLNEEITKIQQTLTNIQKTQKDIENINFRKGQLIKKKTNKINQGISVENYSQFSRYSTFLHNTEKQLKSLQTKQNEQLDNLRRVAQLRQQEKKTLEKLKKKNLESFTYNVRKQEQNFIDDIVSARH; translated from the coding sequence ATGAAGGGATTTAAATTTGGTTTACAAAAAGTACTGGATTATAAGGAGACACTTTTAAATGAGGAGATTACAAAGATACAACAGACGTTAACTAATATCCAGAAGACTCAAAAGGATATAGAAAATATAAACTTTAGAAAAGGTCAACTTATAAAAAAGAAAACTAATAAAATCAATCAGGGAATAAGCGTAGAAAACTATTCTCAATTCAGTCGGTATTCCACCTTTTTACATAATACTGAAAAGCAGTTGAAGTCACTGCAAACTAAGCAGAATGAACAGTTGGATAACTTAAGAAGGGTTGCTCAACTTAGGCAACAAGAGAAAAAAACATTGGAAAAATTGAAAAAGAAAAACTTAGAAAGTTTTACTTATAACGTAAGAAAGCAGGAACAAAATTTTATAGATGACATTGTTTCTGCACGGCATTAG
- a CDS encoding MotE family protein: protein MSTAAQKLKLYGYIVFIPLILAFIIFVIISNALGLDIIPIPFLNIQNQEVSDEEIEEIIEQKDAEIDSLEQTILQLNEYIDDLEAGQNSKQKDLEAREQELKELENSLVEREELLEEKEVRMESIADKYTNMRPRDAAAILQEMDDEEIIEIFNYMNSDTVSEILSSFEPSRAAVLTQKMM, encoded by the coding sequence ATGTCAACAGCAGCCCAAAAATTAAAATTATATGGATATATAGTATTTATACCTTTAATATTAGCTTTTATAATTTTTGTGATTATTTCTAATGCTCTTGGCTTAGATATTATTCCAATACCTTTTTTAAACATTCAAAACCAGGAAGTTTCGGACGAGGAAATTGAAGAAATAATCGAACAAAAAGATGCAGAGATTGATTCTTTAGAGCAAACTATTTTACAATTAAATGAATATATTGATGATTTAGAAGCAGGTCAAAATTCCAAGCAGAAAGATTTAGAGGCTAGGGAACAAGAGCTTAAAGAGTTAGAGAATTCTCTTGTTGAAAGAGAGGAGTTGCTGGAAGAAAAAGAAGTTAGGATGGAATCTATAGCAGATAAATACACAAACATGCGGCCCAGGGATGCTGCTGCAATTTTGCAAGAAATGGATGATGAAGAGATTATAGAGATATTTAATTATATGAACTCCGATACCGTATCTGAAATACTTTCGTCATTTGAACCATCTAGAGCTGCTGTCTTAACTCAAAAAATGATGTAA
- a CDS encoding flagellar hook-length control protein FliK, producing MKIDLMTMLFPTLKSSSGLNLEDDFEETFGKALETEEIELLENMLSSIKDEEVEFLELVFLAIATDTQFIEQLNMDDEGANSLKKLVKSIEDNNLSKEQIANLKSVFDKHEQVKSMLEKNDLSIEQKPKLGEVKLRLNEKNDAQKFSKIAKQIEDTLTALNAKPNSESVSVAREKLMQTKSHLKINNPKNGYKPEGEQKISLYSRDMYINDKLTDSSHYNPENIDSKDEQKITLYSREKFKVDKKTDFTADKVKVNHSAVNETEQLSKTAAQIQERITPILSRPNYSLPAAATSEVLKLVSKNLPLVKKNGQASASIKLIPESLGEINISMSYEKGSLTVRMLAQNEQTYNNLQQQSQQLFEKLEQEGFEGADVDIAFDFGQQDENQKNTKFIAKNELEANELEESELSELPNVSI from the coding sequence ATGAAGATTGATTTGATGACTATGTTATTTCCTACTTTAAAGTCAAGTTCTGGCCTTAACTTAGAAGACGATTTTGAGGAGACTTTTGGTAAGGCATTGGAAACAGAGGAAATAGAGTTATTGGAAAATATGCTTTCTAGTATTAAAGATGAAGAAGTTGAATTTCTGGAGTTGGTATTTTTAGCTATAGCAACAGATACACAATTTATTGAACAACTAAACATGGATGATGAAGGTGCTAATTCTTTAAAAAAATTGGTGAAAAGTATAGAAGATAATAACCTTAGCAAGGAACAGATTGCTAACTTAAAATCTGTTTTTGATAAGCATGAACAAGTTAAATCTATGCTTGAAAAAAATGACCTAAGTATTGAACAAAAACCTAAGTTAGGTGAGGTTAAACTTAGGTTAAATGAAAAAAATGATGCACAAAAGTTTTCAAAGATAGCAAAACAAATCGAGGATACTTTAACTGCTTTGAATGCAAAACCAAATAGCGAATCTGTAAGTGTGGCTAGAGAAAAATTGATGCAAACTAAAAGTCATTTAAAAATTAACAACCCCAAAAATGGCTATAAACCTGAAGGTGAACAAAAGATATCGTTGTATAGCCGAGATATGTATATTAATGATAAACTAACTGACTCTAGTCACTATAATCCAGAAAATATTGACTCTAAAGATGAACAAAAAATAACGCTGTATAGTCGTGAAAAGTTTAAAGTTGATAAAAAAACAGATTTTACAGCTGACAAAGTAAAAGTTAATCACAGTGCTGTAAATGAAACAGAGCAACTATCAAAAACAGCCGCACAGATCCAAGAAAGAATCACCCCTATACTAAGCAGACCCAATTATTCATTACCTGCAGCAGCTACCTCAGAGGTTTTAAAGCTTGTAAGTAAAAATTTGCCTCTTGTTAAGAAAAACGGGCAAGCCTCAGCAAGCATTAAACTTATTCCAGAGTCTTTGGGGGAAATTAACATAAGCATGTCCTATGAAAAAGGTAGTTTAACGGTGAGGATGTTGGCTCAAAATGAGCAAACCTATAACAATTTACAGCAGCAGTCACAACAACTGTTTGAAAAATTGGAACAGGAAGGTTTTGAAGGGGCTGATGTTGATATAGCTTTTGATTTTGGGCAACAAGATGAAAATCAAAAAAACACTAAGTTTATAGCAAAAAATGAACTGGAAGCTAACGAATTAGAGGAGTCGGAATTAAGTGAACTTCCTAATGTGTCCATTTAA
- a CDS encoding flagellar hook capping FlgD N-terminal domain-containing protein: MKISNDTGQMGPKNDFNAALGKDDFLKILVAQLKYQDPLDPQDDSEFISQMTQFSSLEQVMNISNKMDKMVEKVNSNGIAATNAFSLVGKSVEIKTGEGTVVGIVDKVVRNDNSFSVEVDNKLYDLDKVEAVMKLEKDEDDA, encoded by the coding sequence ATGAAAATTTCAAATGATACTGGACAAATGGGTCCAAAGAATGATTTTAATGCAGCCTTAGGTAAAGACGATTTTTTGAAAATATTGGTTGCTCAACTTAAATATCAAGACCCCTTAGATCCACAGGATGATAGTGAATTTATTAGTCAAATGACCCAATTTAGTTCATTAGAGCAAGTAATGAATATTAGCAATAAAATGGACAAGATGGTTGAGAAAGTCAACAGCAATGGAATTGCAGCAACTAATGCCTTTTCTCTGGTAGGAAAAAGTGTGGAAATTAAGACGGGTGAAGGTACAGTAGTAGGAATAGTTGATAAAGTAGTTAGAAATGATAACTCTTTTTCAGTTGAAGTAGATAACAAACTTTACGACTTAGATAAGGTAGAAGCGGTTATGAAACTAGAAAAGGATGAGGATGATGCCTAA
- a CDS encoding TIGR02530 family flagellar biosynthesis protein, whose product MPKIVNPVFTHSHKENKSGQKINQNNKNFNEILRQQLKSDLNITRHAQNRIENRGINIDTATAHRLDKAMDALKQKGGKGSLLLSDDVAYVVNPQTKTVITAVDKSSLKEKVFTNIDSAMLI is encoded by the coding sequence ATGCCTAAAATAGTTAATCCAGTTTTTACACATTCTCATAAAGAAAACAAAAGTGGGCAAAAAATAAATCAAAATAATAAAAACTTTAATGAAATACTGCGTCAACAGTTAAAGTCTGATTTAAACATAACTAGACATGCTCAAAATCGTATCGAAAACAGAGGGATAAATATAGACACTGCGACAGCTCACCGACTTGATAAGGCTATGGATGCACTAAAACAAAAAGGTGGTAAAGGGTCTTTATTACTTTCTGACGACGTAGCTTATGTTGTCAATCCCCAAACTAAAACTGTAATAACGGCTGTTGACAAAAGTAGCTTAAAAGAAAAAGTTTTTACTAATATCGATAGTGCAATGCTGATATAA
- a CDS encoding flagellar hook-basal body complex protein → MLRSMYSGVSGLQNHQIKMDVVGNNIANVNTMSYKTSDVHFKDIYSQTLSGASAPMGTRGGVNPMQVGLGMDVANIAINHEQGASQVTGKTTDLMIDGDGYFMVGSLDEDGEVNEVFYTRAGNFEVDEAGNIVSGTNGYYLLGAGVEEDGDGNREITDENLDSSETLQPINVNEFSDGGNVIFDISQDGSVVEIEEDGTVNPLGRVGVSYFNNPAGLLRTGDNLYTPSANSGEANIGIPGSENLGVIYSGAIEMSNVDLSKEFTDMIITQRGFQANSRIITTSDELLNELINLKR, encoded by the coding sequence ATGTTAAGATCTATGTATTCTGGAGTTAGCGGTTTGCAAAATCATCAAATCAAGATGGATGTTGTAGGAAATAATATCGCCAACGTAAATACAATGTCTTATAAGACAAGTGATGTACACTTTAAGGATATATATAGTCAAACCCTAAGCGGAGCATCAGCTCCTATGGGGACAAGAGGTGGAGTTAACCCAATGCAAGTTGGACTTGGAATGGATGTGGCTAATATTGCTATTAACCATGAACAAGGAGCTAGTCAGGTGACTGGTAAAACTACCGATCTTATGATAGACGGAGACGGTTACTTTATGGTTGGAAGTTTAGATGAAGATGGAGAAGTAAATGAAGTATTTTATACCAGAGCTGGCAACTTTGAAGTTGATGAAGCTGGAAATATAGTTTCAGGCACCAATGGTTACTATTTACTTGGAGCAGGTGTTGAGGAAGATGGAGATGGTAATCGAGAAATAACTGATGAGAATCTTGATAGTTCAGAAACCTTGCAACCCATTAACGTAAATGAGTTTTCTGATGGTGGGAATGTGATTTTTGATATCAGTCAAGACGGATCTGTTGTGGAAATTGAAGAAGATGGTACAGTTAATCCGTTGGGACGGGTTGGAGTTTCTTATTTTAATAACCCAGCTGGTTTATTAAGAACAGGGGACAATTTGTACACACCTTCAGCAAACTCAGGTGAAGCTAATATTGGAATCCCAGGATCTGAAAATCTTGGAGTTATATATTCTGGAGCTATTGAGATGTCAAATGTAGACTTATCTAAAGAGTTCACTGATATGATAATTACTCAGAGAGGTTTTCAAGCTAATTCAAGAATAATTACAACCTCCGACGAGTTGTTGAACGAGTTGATTAACTTAAAACGATAA